From a single Brettanomyces bruxellensis chromosome 5, complete sequence genomic region:
- a CDS encoding uncharacterized protein (BUSCO:EOG0926213Z) → MAITRIDQTDVHQITSGQVIVDLTTAVKEVVENGLDAKATQIDITFKNYGKDSIVVTDNGSGIEEQDFESICLKHYTSKLSSFSDVETISTFGFRGEAMSSLCAISDVIVTTATAKTTPQAWCVEFNQMGRISSKKMTSRPIGTTVEISKLFERLPVRRIDLVKNIKREYHKAIAFLQCYALVSTGVRMIVRHIDARGRKSVVFSTSGSKELKRNITSLFGSGGARGLEAVDFTVSVPSKFHQGVQEIRFSGFISNASFGQGRSSSDRQFWYINGRPVHLPRFSKAVNEMYKKFNHLQYPMIVLVLFMDQKFVDINVTPDKRTVMVSNEAKILESLREKLDGIFSANDVRIPVNDNVTERISERNNSVRQFTLESFSLKSDDTSSIPNTDEEDEISDSKDETEREKDENEPGKGENELVKVQGEHVKGENEPVKVQEEPEEVQNEHEMVQDEHELVQDEPEKIEDEPEKVQNEYEKIEYDPVSCKMDNTSLKKKPQEREVDEFSTIADDNIKETSSFEKEKVQSTYSQSSQSILKSTSPILSPTIEVSRQESLSDFKLESSPIRTNMSRNDIIDSTQKRVEKVCFATFGQEREIDASKFDMKLRFLKRMRLVEQESSSKRQRLDDITDTNNAEKLLTLTVTKSDFMEMKIIGQFNLGFILVTRKNRNTGSVDMFIVDQHASDEKYNFERLQRDTKFQSQPLVVPQVLELNAVDEMIVSNNVDLFEKNGFKIRVKDDETTGRKIELLALPFSKNTQFNLMDFYELINMVREDEGNSSLRPTKVRSMFAMRACRSSIMIGRALKRSTMTKVIRHLSGLDKPWNCPHGRPTMRHLVELQGWSTFKKDCY, encoded by the coding sequence ATGGCCATCACAAGAATTGATCAGACAGATGTCCATCAGATCACCTCCGGTCAGGTGATTGTGGATTTAACAACTGCAGTGAAAGAAGTGGTTGAAAATGGACTAGATGCCAAGGCTACACAGATAGACATCACATTCAAGAATTATGGCAAGGACTCAATTGTTGTCACAGATAATGGATCAGGTATTGAAGAGCAAGACTTTGAGAGCATTTGCCTGAAACACTACACGTCAAAATTGTCCAGTTTTAGTGATGTGGAAACTATAAGTACTTTTGGTTTTAGAGGTGAGGCAATGAGTTCTTTATGTGCAATTTCTGACGTTATCGTCACCACAGCCACTGCAAAGACAACACCACAGGCTTGGTGTGTGGAATTCAATCAGATGGGGCGTATTTCGTCGAAAAAGATGACTTCTAGACCTATAGGAACGACGGTtgaaatttccaaattgtTTGAACGTCTTCCGGTCCGGAGAATCGATTTGGTGAAGAATATAAAGCGAGAATATCATAAAGCCATTGCATTTTTACAATGCTACGCTTTGGTTAGTACTGGTGTGCGTATGATAGTGCGGCATATAGACGCCAGAGGCCGAAAGTCTGTGGTGTTTTCCACAAGTGGCTCTAAAGAGCTTAAAAGAAACATAACGTCTCTCTTTGGATCTGGAGGCGCCCGTGGACTAGAAGCAGTTGATTTCACAGTTTCAGTTCCGTCCAAATTTCATCAGGGTGTGCAGGAGATACGTTTTTCTGGTTTCATTTCTAACGCTTCTTTTGGTCAAGGTagatcttcttctgataGGCAGTTCTGGTATATAAACGGCAGACCGGTTCATCTGCCACGGTTTAGTAAGGCTGTTAACGAGATGTACAAGAAATTTAACCATCTCCAGTACCCAATGATAGTACTGGTACTTTTTATGGATCAGAAGTTTGTTGATATTAATGTGACACCCGATAAAAGAACCGTGATGGTCAGCAATGAAGCCAAGATTCTTGAATCTCTTCGCGAGAAGCTTGATGGCATTTTCAGTGCAAACGATGTTCGAATCCCAGTCAATGATAATGTAACTGAGAGAATATCGGAGAGAAATAACTCTGTTAGGCAGTTCACGTTGGAAAGTTTTTCACTAAAGAGCGATGATACATCCAGCATACCGAATACtgatgaggaggatgaaATAAGCGATTCAAAGGATGAAACCGAGCGtgaaaaggatgaaaatgaacctggaaaaggtgaaaatGAACTTGTGAAAGTTCAGGGTGAACATGTGAAAGGTGAAAATGAACCTGTGAAAGTTCAAGAGGAACCTgaagaagttcaaaatGAACATGAGATGGTTCAAGATGAGCATGAGCTAGTTCAAGACGAACCTGAGAAAATTGAAGATGAACCTGAGAAAGTTCAAAATGAATATGagaaaattgaatatgATCCCGTATCTTGTAAAATGGATAACACTtcattaaagaaaaagcctCAGGAAAGAGAAGTGGATGAATTTTCAACAATCGCAGACGATAATATCAAAGAGACTTCCAGTTttgagaaggaaaaggtGCAGAGTACTTATTCACAGTCCTCACAATCTATTTTAAAGTCCACTTCTCCTATTTTATCTCCAACTATTGAAGTTTCAAGGCAAGAATCTTTATCCGATTTCAAACTAGAATCTTCGCCGATTCGTACAAACATGAGTCGAAATGATATAATAGACTCTACCCAGAAAAGAGTGGAGAAAGTCTGTTTTGCCACTTTTGGGCAGGAAAGAGAGATTGATGCTAGTAAATTTGACATGAAATTaagatttttgaaaagaatgcgTCTTGTTGAACAAGAATCGTCCTCAAAAAGGCAGAGACTAGATGATATTACAGATACAAATAATGCCGAAAAGCTTCTCACACTTACAGTGACGAAATCGGACTTTATGGAGATGAAGATCATCGGGCAGTTCAACTTGGGATTCATTTTGGTGAcaagaaagaatagaaaTACCGGCTCTGTAGATATGTTCATTGTTGATCAGCACGCTTCCGATGAGAAGtacaattttgaaagattGCAGAGAGATACAAAATTCCAGAGCCAGCCTCTTGTCGTTCCGCAAGTTCTAGAACTCAATGCGGTGGATGAAATGATAGTGTCGAATAAtgttgatctttttgaaaagaacgGCTTCAAAATAAGAgtgaaagatgatgagaCCACAGGGAGGAAAATCGAGCTTTTGGCACTCCctttttccaaaaacaCGCAATTTAACCTGATGGATTTTTACGAATTAATCAATATGGTGCGTGAAGATGAAGGTAACAGCTCACTTCGGCCAACAAAGGTCAGAAGTATGTTTGCAATGCGAGCATGTAGATCCAGTATTATGATTGGTCGAGCACTTAAGAGGAGTACTATGACTAAAGTTATAAGGCATTTATCAGGGCTTGACAAACCATGGAACTGCCCGCATGGGCGTCCGACTATGAGGCATTTGGTTGAGCTTCAGGGTTGGAGCactttcaaaaaagattgTTACTAG